The sequence below is a genomic window from Cryptococcus neoformans var. neoformans B-3501A chromosome 8, whole genome shotgun sequence.
AGTCGGGAAATAGCTTTTCAAGTGGGTCGTTGTGGACACCGATGACAGGCATGACGAGTATAACGAAGATTACAGCAGACAAAGAGAGGGATGTGAGGAGATATAGCGGAAGGCAAGATAGGCAGATGGATGTTGAGAGACGACCGACGGATTATGACCTGCTTTGAAAGTACgtgagagggagagagagaagttTATATAGATTCACAAAGTTCGTTTGTGTATGAATAAACCGTTGTAGATAGTATATATGATTATAGTAATGGACGACTTCGTCATAAAACGATACAAATGATTCATAcacccaagaagaagaccaaCAAGCTCGCAATGTCTATATTTATGTTTGCTACCGACTATCATTATTCGCCATATTCTGGTGCTCTCgtctccatcttcgtctCCGCCGCCTCTGTCCAAATCATCATATCCTCTACTGGTAATCCATCCAGAGCCTTTAGTGTCTGGTAATGTACAGTGAGCTGTATTCTTGATTACATCCCAGATCAAATGACTCACTTTATCAAGCTCCAAAACACCATCGCCGACATTCTCTTCCAATTGCTTTAGCTGAGCTTGTTTGGCTAATATAGAGGCATAACGTTCTTGGCAATCTTTATGCAACTATTCACCGTTGTCAGCGATCAGCATTTGCAGATTCTCGACTATAATTCATGAACTTGCCCCGAGATACTCGTCCCTCAACCTCTCATATGTCTCATCCAATACCGGTAAGTTTGTTGCCGCTACAAGGGCATGTGGTGCCAAATTTGGACTAAAAGTCTATCAGTATTTTTAACAAGACAAGCCCGTTGCAAAGACTTACCGCCATGCATCGGGTCTTGTGTACACGTTCCCGTTCCCGCCATGAAGTTTTGCATGctctcttgcttcttgagcAATTTCATCAATGATCTGGAGCGCAGGACCTGCTTTGTAATGTTTTAAGAGCTCTTGGGCATTGCTCTGTTTTGGTTGAGTCAGTTTGGTAACGTGCCAGTGAAAGAATGGGGTAGATTTACCATTATTTTGGTACGCATAGTGTGGCTGGTGGACATCCAGGCATTCTCCATTGCCTTGGGCATCTGTGCGGCCAAGTGAGGGAAACAGTCTTTCAGGTTGTCCGCACTGGATGGGTCGTCAGCGGACGACGGCCTCGAATGGAGACAAGGTACTTACGTCCATCGTTGTGTACCAGCTTTTACAGCTCTTTCCAACGCGTCGTACGTCACCTGATACCTCTTTCCATACTGTGACACCGCTTGTGATGCATCATCGACCTGTATAGGTGCCGGAGGTGCCGGCAATTGGTTTGTTTGTCGGCGTGTACGAGAGCGAGGCGTTTTTGCGGCAGGCGTGACTGGTGCGGGGGGGAGTGATGGAGATTTTGGTGCTGGAGCAAGGGCGGGGCTTTCGGAGGGCGGAGGGGTAGATGAATTGGGAGGTTTAATGGGCTCTGACGGCTGGGCTGATTCGGGTTGAGGCTCGAGTTCAGGCTCAGGttcaacctcttccatctccacatcGCCAGTCTGCTCAGGCACTTGTTGAGAAGCTGTGGACGGTCCTGCTTCTGGTTCGGGAGCAGGTGCGATTTCCAGttcatccacttccataGACACCTCTGGTTCAATCACGATTGCAGGCGCAGGTCTGATTGGCCGGTCGTCTACAATCAGACTCTTGTGTGTAGCTGGCTCATCCTCTTGCTCCTGTCCCACCTCTTCCGCCGGCACTTCTTCAGCAGAATCTTGGTGTGCTTCCGGTCCTGCTTCTGGCTGTTTAGGTGGTGGTCGGGACTGAGGTGTCGGTGATGGGGCGAGCTGATATTGAGAGTGTGGTTGTGAACCTGCCGGGGGAGAGCGCATGACTGCCGGGTTGCGTGGCTGAAACGGAGATGCGCCACTCTGCAAGACCTCGTCTGCTGTAACCATGGGGTTGGGAGAGAGACGCTGTACTCTCTGTGGAGGTGTTCGTTGGAGAGCCATTGTTTGATTATGACCAAAATAAAGAAACAGCGATGTGCAATATACAGCCAAGTGGTTTTCGTCTGCGttattgttgttgttgagaCTTGTTTGTTGACGGGTATCGTGCGTTACGTAACGTGGCTTCGTTTATGGGATCAAGGGAACGTCATTCCGTATCCCCGACCATTCACTGCACTTCAGTTCTCATTTTCGAATTCATATCTCAATTTGAATTTGTATCTATAACATCTGAGAAACATATAAGGAGTCTAATCAGTACAGGCTACATAAAACGGCTAACACAGTAACATCTAGGTATGTGCAATGTCTGCAATGCCATTTTCGCCAACTCCTTGGTAATGACAATCTGGACTGACATTATGGTCTGCAGCTCGACCGACAAGGGTACAGACTATCCATAAACGCCCACGGACATATAGAGTCGCAGCCAAAAATATCGATTACACCATTATGTACGCGTACCCAATATTGTACCATATGTACCAGTTCTGATTCCCTGCAGGTCCGACTCCACAACTCCACCGGACAGCATTTCtcgctcctcttctccaggTCAGGCCGGTCCCCAACGCCGAGTCGTATCGGGATCTCTGCGTGACCGTATAGCCAAATTCAATAATCCTTCAGCTCCACCCCCCGTTCCCAAGCAACATGTCCCCAGCGCACCTGTGTCGCGCGGCATGGTCGGAAACCGTATCCCCAGCTTGGACCGCAAGTCTGCTGGGATTTTGGGGGTGACTCCTGATAAAAGGGTACCCGAGAGTAAGGGAATGATTGGTAACAGGATTCCTAGTGTGACTGGCGGCGGGTACTCCCCTGTGCCCTACCAAAACACTGGGTCCAGTAGTGGCGGTATCTCGACAAATCCCGCGCCTGCGGTGGTTGCTCGCGATGCCAGCCCTGCCGGTTCTGCTTCTGGCTCCGTAGACTCTAGTGCTGCCTCCGCTACCGTCGATAGCTCGGCCTCACCCATCACTTCACGCTCATCTACACCTCCCAGTTCGCCTGGGACTGCAGGTACTGCTGCCACAGGCGACGTCCCCCCTAGCCTCGTTGCTGccactcttccctctttgAATGCCAATCTTGGTACCTCGACACCGTCATCCACTCGCGCTGAGGCCGGAGATGCAGTTTCCGAGTTTTCGTTGTCGGTACCATCTACTCCGATGGGTAACAGCactccccctcttcctgcaCCCGAGTACGACCTAGTCGCACCTAATCTCAAGCTCGCAACCGGGTCTATCCCCCACCCAATGGCGCCTGGTATCACTTCCCAATCGGCCAAGTTTGCTCCTAGTGTATCTTCCTCGCTTGCTACTCAATCTGTGGGCAGCGAGGAGGAAATTCAGATGATGGCCGATGTTAGTGGGGTCAGTACTCCTATGGGTACACCTCGCGCCGAGAGGCGGGGgttgggagaagggagCGTAGccggagaaggaagtgtAGGCGGAGACGGAAGCGTTGCtggggatgaggaaggCTCAATAAACGATGTGAGCGGCAAGATGGACAAGCTTGATCTTGGCGAAAACACTCCGCCTTCCGATGAGACCCTCTCTACCCCTGTCAAAGACGTCAAGGCCCCCACAGTCCACGAGCCACTCGAAGCTGCTGCCTCCGACAAAGATCTCGAAGGTCCTCCTACTCCCAAGTCTGCAGCTTCAAGCTCCGACCCCAGCAAGGCGCAAGACCTTGTTGCTCTCAAGCAGGGCCAGCTACATTCCTCGCCCAGCAATGTGCCCTCCAGGGACATTGATGACATGGCTGCGAGCGTTATGGCCCGAAACTTCGGCGAGTACACTATTGCCcccgaggagaagaaggtacAGGGCGGAGAAGCTGGCCAATTTATCGAGGATGTGGAGATCCCTGATGAGATTCTCGTGCCTCCCGCCCAGACTAAGCAAGAGTACGGTGGGCAGGAAGAGTTGCCGATTCAAGAAGTCGGCAAGGAAGGTGACAAGGACGTTATCAAGACTgacgaggaaaaggcgGCTGAGCAACCTGATGTCGTTGTGGCTGGTAAAGACGTCCCTGCCACCCAATCCGCCGAATCTGAAGAGCCAGGGCCCATCAAGACAGATTCGGAGAAGGCCGCCGAGGAGCCCGATGTGGTCACTGTAGGTGAAGACGTACCGCCCACTCAGTCTGCAGAGGGATCCGAACCTATCAAAACGGACTCGGAGAGGGCTGCAGAGGCGCCAGATGTGGTCCTCGCCCGCGACGATGTACCTG
It includes:
- a CDS encoding hypothetical protein (Match to EST gb|CF187018.1|CF187018), yielding MALQRTPPQRVQRLSPNPMVTADEVLQSGASPFQPRNPAVMRSPPAGSQPHSQYQLAPSPTPQSRPPPKQPEAGPEAHQDSAEEVPAEEVGQEQEDEPATHKSLIVDDRPIRPAPAIVIEPEVSMEVDELEIAPAPEPEAGPSTASQQVPEQTGDVEMEEVEPEPELEPQPESAQPSEPIKPPNSSTPPPSESPALAPAPKSPSLPPAPVTPAAKTPRSRTRRQTNQLPAPPAPIQVDDASQAVSQYGKRYQVTYDALERAVKAGTQRWTADNLKDCFPHLAAQMPKAMENAWMSTSHTMRTKIMSNAQELLKHYKAGPALQIIDEIAQEAREHAKLHGGNGNVYTRPDAWRPNLAPHALVAATNLPVLDETYERLRDEYLGLHKDCQERYASILAKQAQLKQLEENVGDGVLELDKTLKALDGLPVEDMMIWTEAAETKMETRAPEYGE